In the genome of Diaphorobacter sp. HDW4A, the window CGCGAAGTGTAAGGAATCTGCGTGACCATTCTTCAAACCGGGCGGTATTTCGCCCAAAATGTGTCGGTTAACCGACATGAATGTCCCCTTTGGGAAGGAGTGCCGAAATGTCCCTCGACAACACGACCATCTGGTGGATTCTGACCGGCCTCACGGTCGCGGCCGAACTGCTGCTGGGCTCCTTTTACTTGCTGATGATCGCTCTCGGCCTTGCGGCCGGCGGGCTTGCCGCCCTGTTCGGCGCTGGCGAAACCGCACAGGTGCTGAGCGCTGCCATCGTCGGTGCGCTGGCCGTCGTGGGCTGCTACCTGTTCCGGCGCGGCCGCCCCGGCGACCCATCAGCGCGCTCAGACCGCAGCGTCAATCTCGACGTTGGCGAACTGGTATTCATCGACAGCTGGCAAAGTGACGGCACTGCCCAAGTGAAATACCGCGGCGCCAACTGGACGGCCATCCATCGCCCCGGCATCACCCCCGCTACCGGCAACCACCGCGTCGCAGAGCTCGTGGGAAACCGCCTGCTGGTCGATCCAGCCTGAGCCCCGCAGCCGCAGTGCCACCACAACAGCAGGCGGTTTTCGCGCAAGCTGCTACGCTCACCACATAGGTTCAGTTCATCCGATCCGATTCGCTTCACCCCATCCATCCACTGGAGGACACAGTTCATGGAACTAGCCATCATCATCGCCGTCATCGTCGCGATCTACATCTTTCTGTCCGTCAAGATCGTCCCCCAGCAGCATGCCTGGGTGAAGGAACGCCTTGGCAAATATGCAGGCACGCTCGCACCCGGCCTCAAGTTCATCATCCCGTTCGTCGACAAGATCGCCTACAAGCACAGCTTGAAGGAAATCCCGCTCGACGTGCCCAGCCAGGTCTGCATCACGCGCGACAACACGCAACTGCAGGTCGACGGCATCCTGTACTTTCAGGTGACTGACCCGATGCGAGCGAGCTATGGCTCGAGCAACTACATCACCGCCGTCACCCAACTCGCCCAGACCTCGCTTCGCAGCGTGATTGGCAAGCTCGAACTCGACAAGACCTTTGAAGAGCGTGACGTGATCAATGCACAGGTCGTCTCCGCCATTGACGAAGCCGCACTCAACTGGGGGGTGAAGGTGCTGCGCTACGAGATCAAGGACCTGACACCTCCCGCCGAAATCCTGCGCTCCATGCAGGCCCAGATCACCGCCGAGCGCGAAAAACGCGCCCTGATCGCCGCCTCCGAAGGCCGCCGCCAGGAACAGATCAACATCGCCACTGGTGAACGCGAAGCGTTCATCGCCCGCTCCGAAGGTGAAAAGCAAGCCGCCATCAACAAGGCCCAAGGCGAAGCCGCCGCCATCACCGCCGTAGCCGACGCCACCGCCCAGGCCATCGAACGCGTGGCAGCCGCCATCCGCCAACCCGGCGGCGAACAGGCCGTGCAACTCAAGGTGGCCGAAAAAGCGGTGGAGGCCTACAGTCAAGTCGCCACAGACGCCACCACCACGCTGATCGTGCCGAGCAACATGACCGAGGTGTCGGCGCTGATCACCTCGGCCATGAAGATGATCCAGACAGGGCAACGCAACAGCTGATCCGGACCACCGCACTATGCCTACACGGCTGGTGCGTGCGAGGCATCAAATATCCCGGACGCAAAAAAGCCCAAGTAGTCAGACTACTTGGGCTTGCATTTGGCGGAGAGGGCGGGATTCGAACCCGCGGTGGGGATTAGCCCACACACGCTTTCCAGGCGTGCGACTTAAACCGCTCATCCACCTCTCCGGAAGCTCTCAATTATAGGTTAGAAAATTGAGTGTTTTGAGAAAGTCATGCTTTTCAGCAAAATTCTTTTCCAAGACAGAGATCATGCGTTGTCCTTGGACGGCTCCTGAGAGCGCTGCGGCTGATCCCGGCAGGCCCGTACTATAAGGCATAGTTGCTATCGATTTGAGAATACCCGGAATTTTTCCAAGCGGGGGGCTGAAAAAACCGCAACGACTTCAGCGCATCACCAACCCGCCATCCACCGTCAACGTCTGCCCCGTCATGAAGCCACTGAGGTCGGACGCCAGAAACAGCACCGGACCAGCCACGTCCTCGGGGCGCGCGAGGCGCCTGAGCGGGGTGGTGGCCATCAGCGATTCGCGGAATGACTCCTTGGTGCTCTCGCTGCCCAGCGTCGGATAAACCAGCCCCGGCGCCACGCAATTGACGCGAATGCCCACGGGGCCGAGGTCGCTCGCCAGATTGCGGCTGAACGCGACCAGCGCGGCCTTGGCCGTGGTGTAGTCGTGGTACGGAACCACAGGGTGTTCGACGAGATTGGTCACCACATTGACGATGCTGCCACGTGCGCGCTTGCGCATCTGCGGCAGCACCGCTTGGCAGACGTTGAACGTGCCGCCTACTGCGCCATCGAACTGCGACTGATAGTCTCCAAGCGACAAGTCTTCGAAGCGAGTGCGGCGTTCGGGATCGAAGGCATAAGGTCTGAATGCGTTGTTGACAACAATGTCGATACCACCCGCCTCTTGCACGATGGAGCTGACCATCTCACGCACCGCGTCAGCCGAACCCACGTCGGCCTGGACGGACCAGACATCACCGCCCACCGCCTCGCATGCGGCGACGGTCTGCGCGGCTGCAACGTCGTTGCTCAGGTAGTTGATGGCCACCAGCGCGCCTTCCCGCGCGAAGGCTTTGGCGATGGCAGCGCCTATGCCCCGGCTCGCGCCCGTGACCAGAACGACTTTGCCGCGCAGATTCATTGCAGATTCCGAGTTCATATCAGCCCCCCGGCAACAGGCTGGTATCGACCACGTCGGCCACCTTGATCTGACGCTGGATCATGCCGAGTGCGCGGTAGGTGTCCGCGCCCTTCTGCAGCGCCGCCAGATCGAAATTGCCGAGCTGCGGTGCGCGACCGCCCGACTGCACGGTGGGTAGCGATGAGGCGTTGCGCAACTGAATGACATCGAGGTTGATGTCGCGCTGCGTGCCGTCAATGGCATATTTTCCGGCGAGCGTCGCGGCCTCCTGTGGGTTGACGATCATCCAGGCCGCGCTGTCGCGGTATCCCTTGAGAAAGGCCTTGAGCAGGTCCTTCTTCTGGCGTAGCACATCCTCGCGCACGACGAACATGTCACTCGATATGTTCAGGTACTCGCTCACTTTCATCACATTGATCTCGCCCATACCCTTGCGCAGCCCCACGGCGAGGCCGGTGTCGGTGGCGGCGGTGGCGTCGACCTGGCCTTGCATCAACGGCGCGAAGTTCAGCAGGCCGGTGACGACGATGGTCACATCGGACTCCTTCAGGCCCGCCTGATGCAGCATCACCAGCAGGTTCTGCCGTGTGCCGCTCGAGAGGCTGTAGACGCCAATTTTCTTGCCTTTGAGGTCCGCAGGCTTGTGAATGTTGGCCGCCTTCAGCGACACCACATTGAACACGTTCTGCGGGTAGATGTCGTAGATGGCGACCAGCTTCTCGCCCTTGTCGAGCGCCATATAGAACGAGCCGGGATCGGTGAACGCCACGTCGCCCTGGCCACTCAGCATGTTGCGGATCGCGTCACCACCGCCTGCGCCGGGCAGATAGGCCAGTTCCACGCCTTGCGCCTTGAAGAAGCCTTTTTCGGGCTCGACAAGAATGTTGGTGATCTCGCTGATCGGCTTGCTCCAGCCCGCGAGCCGGATCTTGCCTTGAACTGGCGCGGCCATGCCGGTACCGGAAAATGCAAGGCCGGTGATGCCCACACAGGCACCAATCAGGCTGCGGCGAGAGATGAATGAGGTAGAGCTGGATGCGTTCATGGGTTGTCGCGTGGGCGCGAGGTGAAAGGCGAAGTGGAAGAGGCGTGCGAGCGCAGCAGGCGACGCTCCAACACTAGACAGAGTTGGTAGAGCAGCAGACCGATGATGGCGATGAGCACGAGCGCGGCAAACATCAGCGTCGTGTCCATCATCCCCTGCGCGGCGATAACGACAGCGCCGAGCCCCTTGCTCGCGCCCATGAATTCGGCAACGACAACGCCAACCAATGCCAGCACCACGGCCACACGCAGCCCAGCCAGAATCGCGGGCAGGCCCGTTGGCAACTTCAGGCGCAACAGCGTCTGCAGATGCGTCGCGCCCAGCATGCGAAACAGTTGCAGGCGCGACGCATCAACCTGCCGCAGTCCTGTCAACGTGTTTTCCATCAACGGAAAAAAGCAGATCAAAGCGGTGATCAGCACCGTCGGCAGCATGCCAAATCCAAACCACAGCACAAAGAGCGGTGCCAATGCCAGTTTGGGCACAACCTGGCTGACGATGACATAAGGTTTGAAAACGCGCTCAAGCCACTCCGACTCCGCCAGCGCCATGCCCACCAGCAATCCGACCACACTGCCCGCCGCCAACCCCAGCAGCAAAGCCTGCAAGGTGGAGACGATATGCGGCCAGAAATAACCTGACGAAAGTCCCGACCAAAGCGATTCAGTGATGGCGGACGGCGCAGGCAATACCAGTGCAGACAGACCCCACCGACGCACCAGCAACTCCCATCCGGCCAGCAGAACCAGAAGCAGCACGACGGAGAGCAGCCGGGCCTTGAGTGGCGTGACCGTCATGCGGCCTCCCGGTCCATGGACGCGCGGATGCGCGCACAGAATTCGTTGAACAACGCGCCATGCCGCAAGGACTGAGTGCGAGGTTCGCAAAGGTCGATGCTCCAGTCGTCCACGATGCGTCCGCCGTGCATGAGGGCGATGCGATCGCCAAGATACACGGCCTCGTTGATGTCATGCGTGACGAACAGCACCGTGGTTC includes:
- a CDS encoding NfeD family protein gives rise to the protein MSLDNTTIWWILTGLTVAAELLLGSFYLLMIALGLAAGGLAALFGAGETAQVLSAAIVGALAVVGCYLFRRGRPGDPSARSDRSVNLDVGELVFIDSWQSDGTAQVKYRGANWTAIHRPGITPATGNHRVAELVGNRLLVDPA
- a CDS encoding SPFH domain-containing protein; amino-acid sequence: MELAIIIAVIVAIYIFLSVKIVPQQHAWVKERLGKYAGTLAPGLKFIIPFVDKIAYKHSLKEIPLDVPSQVCITRDNTQLQVDGILYFQVTDPMRASYGSSNYITAVTQLAQTSLRSVIGKLELDKTFEERDVINAQVVSAIDEAALNWGVKVLRYEIKDLTPPAEILRSMQAQITAEREKRALIAASEGRRQEQINIATGEREAFIARSEGEKQAAINKAQGEAAAITAVADATAQAIERVAAAIRQPGGEQAVQLKVAEKAVEAYSQVATDATTTLIVPSNMTEVSALITSAMKMIQTGQRNS
- a CDS encoding SDR family oxidoreductase: MNLRGKVVLVTGASRGIGAAIAKAFAREGALVAINYLSNDVAAAQTVAACEAVGGDVWSVQADVGSADAVREMVSSIVQEAGGIDIVVNNAFRPYAFDPERRTRFEDLSLGDYQSQFDGAVGGTFNVCQAVLPQMRKRARGSIVNVVTNLVEHPVVPYHDYTTAKAALVAFSRNLASDLGPVGIRVNCVAPGLVYPTLGSESTKESFRESLMATTPLRRLARPEDVAGPVLFLASDLSGFMTGQTLTVDGGLVMR
- a CDS encoding ABC transporter substrate-binding protein; protein product: MNASSSTSFISRRSLIGACVGITGLAFSGTGMAAPVQGKIRLAGWSKPISEITNILVEPEKGFFKAQGVELAYLPGAGGGDAIRNMLSGQGDVAFTDPGSFYMALDKGEKLVAIYDIYPQNVFNVVSLKAANIHKPADLKGKKIGVYSLSSGTRQNLLVMLHQAGLKESDVTIVVTGLLNFAPLMQGQVDATAATDTGLAVGLRKGMGEINVMKVSEYLNISSDMFVVREDVLRQKKDLLKAFLKGYRDSAAWMIVNPQEAATLAGKYAIDGTQRDINLDVIQLRNASSLPTVQSGGRAPQLGNFDLAALQKGADTYRALGMIQRQIKVADVVDTSLLPGG
- a CDS encoding ABC transporter permease, giving the protein MTVTPLKARLLSVVLLLVLLAGWELLVRRWGLSALVLPAPSAITESLWSGLSSGYFWPHIVSTLQALLLGLAAGSVVGLLVGMALAESEWLERVFKPYVIVSQVVPKLALAPLFVLWFGFGMLPTVLITALICFFPLMENTLTGLRQVDASRLQLFRMLGATHLQTLLRLKLPTGLPAILAGLRVAVVLALVGVVVAEFMGASKGLGAVVIAAQGMMDTTLMFAALVLIAIIGLLLYQLCLVLERRLLRSHASSTSPFTSRPRDNP